ttcggaaaacatgttttcttaaaaattaaatgtgaaggctcccgcgatgatataaggaaatgagatattgtgaatttatttatgatttgggactacgaggcggtacctcgggagtgcccttgttgatatttatttatggtcacagttgcctttgattattgttgtgattttcttaaagttaaaaatttctgttttgtttccgcgaggtattatttacccttatttttgtgtaattaaatgatgacatactacttgattcattttcattatcatttattgttattatattattaaatatatcaccatgtcttttattattccagtagggcctgacctgacctcgtcactactctaccgaggttagacttggcacttactaggtaccgctgtggtgtactcatactacgcttttgcacatctttttgtgcagatctaggtacctctTGCCAGCCTAGATATCAGTGAGCCGCCGGTgtatggagacttcgaggtatatctgccagcgtccgcagactccggagtccccttctatcttattatattgtattctttatttgctttagactctgatgtataaagacatagagaataaattcttagaagcttgtgacttatttctaccggattttgggagttggaattgttaaattacagtttttatttattcCACAGTTAAggattaaattttaattttgtatttaGTTATATTCTGCATttataagcttacctagtcttagagactatgtgccatcacaacatcctacaaagggaatttggggtcgtgacatccaTGCCATGGGAAGTCCATCAtgaatataaatcatctacgctcactgtgggggtgcagactccagaggggctccttcagtccaagcatgatataaagccgatatggcctactgcaggcgggtaaCCCCGATACATATAAtgataaagccgatatggcctgctgcaggcgggcagccccgatcgatataataataaatatataaagccaatatggcatgctacggtgcacagctcgatcccataaatatcctcacaatggatgaatatgactaagtatgaaatgtacattttaaaataattaaatttaacatcaacacgaccctatgggtccctaAGTATCGGCTCGTAGCCTAaatatgatctttaatatgagtttcagctcaatttctctaacacatggagaatatgcGGATAATAACATAATTCCTTAACGTTACAACTCCAcgaaatttatttaagtcacaatttctatggtgcacgcccacacgcccgtcacctagcacgtgcgtcacctctatacaattcacataacgcgtaattcagggatttataccctcagaatcaagtgTAGAAGTGTTACTtgcctcaaaccgtataattcattaccccgctatgcctttgcctcgcaaattggcCTCTCAAAGCCTCGTaactagtcataattaatttgattcagtcaatataaattattggaattaattccatatgaaagtactaattttccaacaaaatttgaaattacactcaaaatttACCagtgggcccatgtctcggaatccgacaaaatttataaaatatgaacccccattcaacgacgagtctaaccatagataaattactcaaattcgaccacaactcggccttcaaatcattaattaaaatttatgaatttttttaatatttccaacccaaaacactaatttgttgataacaacaacaacaacaacaatatattcatgtaatataaccaaaactgagttagaatcacttaccccaatccatatggtgaaaatcacctaaatattcgcttcaatccgagctccatagctccaaatgtgttaaaatggccgaaatcTCGAAATATATCTtatgtccaggcatttactcttctatgcgatcacgaagcataaaaattttccagcaaaattttactctatgcgatcacgGCCATtcccccgcgatcgcgatgaataaattTTCCAATAGCCTTTTCCAACgtttccagacagcctctagtataatggttataattttttttttacaaaactccaaataacaaatggtttatctttcttaAAACTAGACAAGACACCAAGCACTACacctttcatttttggatcatctccaaattccttatagattgcgagatataagcttccaaagtcgggttagtGCAGCAGAGATATTCTACTcaatcgcgaaagagcttccacGTTCGTGATTCATAAGGCTCTaaactgttgtttgctctttgcgaacgcgatgcacacctctgtagacaAAAActagcaattaaaaatggcctagaaatgatcTGAacccaccccgaaactcacccgaacccctcgggacctcaaccaaatataccaacaagtcctaaaatatcatacgaacttagtcgaaacctcaaatcacatcaaacaatcctaaaatcacgaatcatccccaattcaagcttaataaaactaaaaaattttaacttctacatttgatgccgaaacctatcgaatcaagtccgattgacctcaaattttgcacacaagtcataaatgacataagggacctattgtcacgaccccaaatttcctccgtaggatgtcgtgatggcacctagtctctaaaactaggtaagcctaataatgcgcaataataataaatatctaaaataaataaactacaattcaaacaattttaactcccaaaacccggtagaaataaatcacaagcttctaagaatttattctcaatgtctctatatatcaaggtctaaataaaatataaggaagcaatttaaaatgatagaaggggactccagagtctgcggacgctgccAGATATACTTCGaaatctccgtgcgcaggtaactcactgacgtctaggctggtaagttgtacctggatctgcacaaaaagatgtgcagaaatgtaatatgagtacaccacagcggtacccagtaagtgccaagcctaacctcggtagagtagtgtcgaggtcaggtgaggccctactggaatataatagtggcatggtaaaatgtttaacaatatagtaaaataaaatgacattgaaaatgaatcaaatagtatgtcacatttaatggcaccaaataattacaaataatatctcgtggaatcaaaacagaatttccttcaactttatgaaaatcacaataattaatcgaaggcaactatggccataaatcaatatcaacaagggcactactgaggtaccgcctcgtagtctcaaattataaataatttcacaatatctcatttccttatgccaccgcgggagccttcacgattaatttaaagaaaatattttttccgaaatagcatcccgcgttttagccacccttatcacatcacataacttctagtagtcacccctactagccacgcgtatcaagccacccttatctcactgcatgcgttttaatacccagactttataccaccgcatgcgtattaatatcacaatatatcacaatttacacctcaagtgctaaatatttcaatttttcacaataaatcaacaataatattttccaataataaagagctcacagctcatgccagaataatccaacaataataattttttccacaataaagagctcacggctccatcacaatgagtaccaaaataaatcttacgaaaatattcaagaataaataattcaggaaaataatatttcaaatttttttaatatgttgcttcaatatcaaatttaaaaatataaaatacttcatattaataatatttaatttaaaaaaaaatcaaccttcaaataatgcacagtataaaagaaaccaagtttcaattaaacaggtaaaacaattagtaggaaaaggtcaaacaaatttaaaatatatatctcagatcaatgatgaagaatataacaagataaaataatttaataaatgcgcaacaatgatctacacaatttaaaaatataatctttcacatttagcccgtgtaaaCACTCGTCACATCGTGTAttcgactttcaacacatttcaataatcacattaatatcaattctagggaaaattttccccacacaaggttagacaagtcacttacctcgacttgttctaatttaatcaagtattatgcttttttctcgatttttcgactccgatcgactcgtatctaatcataattaattcgatacagtcaacaaaaattatagaaatcaatttcataagaaaatattatatttttcaatgaaatccgaaattagctaaaACATtgcacatctcggaatccggcgaaacttataaaatccgacaactcattcaattacgagtccaaccataccaatttcactcaaatccgacttcggatcgataccgaaatctcaaaaattcgtttctatgagttttctaaaattttccaaatttcaatctcaaaacactaattaaatggtgaaaacaatgatatattcgtgtatattgaccaaatccaagttagaatcacttacccaaatatttttccttgaaaatatatcaaaatcgcctctcctcaagctccaattcgtcaaaaagaaaaatgggacgaagtctcctgtttttataacttacagatttgtcagggagctcgattttgtcaggcagcccgattttggcagcatttccagcagaaaacttgcagcagctaagtcccacttttgatccgttaaccatccgaaactcacccgaggccctcgggaccttaacccaatacaccaacaagtcctaaaatatcatacgaacttatttgaaacctcaaatcacatcaaacaatgctaaaatcacgaatcacacatagattcaagcctaatgaactttgaaactttcaatttctacaaacaatatcggaacctatcaaatcaagtccgattgacctcaagttttgtacccaagtcataaatgacataacagagctataaaaattttcagaatcggatttcgaccccgatatcaaaaagtcaacccctcggtcaaacttcccaaaaattcaactttcggcatttcaagcctaattccactacgaacttccaaataaaatttcgatcacgctcctaagtccaaaatcaccatacggagctgttggaatcatcaaaattctattccggggtcatttgcacataattcgacatccgataactatttgaacttaaactttaaaatttttatcaaaattccatatctcgggctagggacctcggaatttgattccgggcatacgcccaagtctcaaatcacgatacggacctaccggaactgttaaaacactgatccgagttcgtttgctcaaaatgttgaccaaagtcaactcaattgagttttaaagctctaattcacattttaatctatttttcacctgaaaacttttcgaaaatttttacagattacgcacgcaagtcgaggaataataaatagtgctttttgaggtcttagaacacagaattaattattaaatttaaagatgacatctTGGGTTATCACACCTAtggaaattttcagaactgaattctgaccccgatatcaaaaaatcaactccctggtcaaactttcaaacttaaattttctatttttgccatttcaagccaaattcaactacggacttcaaaataaatatccagacacactcctaagtccaaaactaccatacagagctattggaatcgtcaaaactctattccggggtcgtttacacataagttaacatctggtcaaccttttcagcTTAACCTTTAAATATGAGTTTCATTTTTTCCGAATtaatcccgaaacacctgaaattcaaaaccgacgattcacacacgtcataatatatcatatgaaactattcaagatttcaaatagttgaaaggagtgtaaatgcccaaaacgaccgatcggatcgttacaaaaaGTACATACTTTGTCAACTAATGTTTTGTTTCCCTATGAGAAAATATAAATGGCTATGAAAAAAATAAGTGCAAAAGATATTGAAAACCATATTTATGCATTCATTGTAAATAAAGTAACTGGAAACTATGTAATAGTAGATAGTAGATCCATTAGACCACTAGTAATGTTGTAAAATGGCATTTATTAATCAAAGCTTTACCGGCAATTTGCTTAACAACTTTTATTCTATTTTAcaacagaaaaagaaaaggaaaaaagaacctATATATATTGTTTTTCACCTATCACAATCTGTAAAGAAAATGACATCCACATTAAGAGGAGCCCAATGAAAAGGTAGATAACGAATAATGACCCGTAACGATGAAGCAGCCATTGGACCACACTTACATAATTGAGCATCCTGTGGCATTTTCTTCACTTAAGTATTGGTCACATCTGCTCACATAAAAGCCCCTTCCATAGACATACGGCCCAGGCCCATAGTTATCGTAACATGGGACCGGTCTTCCGTACCATTCATAACATGGGCCCCCGATATGACCCTCGGAGCATTGTCCACAACAATATCCCGGTGGTGCCGGAGGGACCGGTCTCCCGTACCATTGATAACATGGGCCCCCGATATGACCCTCGTAGCATTGTCCACAACAATATCCTCGTGGTGGCGGTGGTGGTTGTGATGGTGGAGCCACTGGATTAGGTTTAGGACATTCTTTGGTCTTTTCGGGCTCTTTGGGCTTGGGCTTTTCCGGTACTTTCGGTTTTTCGGGCTCCTTGGGCTTTTCAATGATAACAACAGTAGGCTTCTCAGGTTGTTTAGGCTTCTCGGGTTCCTTGGGCTTTTCAATGATGACAACCGTAGGCTTCTCAGGTTGTTTAGGCTTTTCGGGCTCTGGCTGTTTGGGCTTTTCAGGAGCTTTGGGCTTTGGAGGGTCTTTGATTTCAATGCTCTTAATTACTCCACATCCTTTACTACACAATTTGTCACGAAATCTCTCAGGATCGCAGCATACCACAGTGATTGTCACTGTATTAGCCTTCTCATCATATACCTGGTCTCTAATTTCTCTTGCCCGAAAATTTTAACAtcacaaaaaaaaattcaaattaatttttatccatatatgatcatatatatatatatatatattccccaTCATAGTATTCCATGATTGATTTTGTCCATCTACTTTGAAATAGAATTTCAAGAAAACATAAAGAAAAATAGCGGATAACTATAGTTTACTTAGAGAATTCAAGTAAAAGAGACATACGAGGGAATTTACAGAGAACTTTTTTGACCTTCTTATAGCAGCAGGAGCACTGAAGATCAACCTTGAGCACCATTATAGTGGTCTGTTAAACGATTAGTTAGTATGATGGGGTTATTTGTCAAGTAATTAATTAAGCACAATATCACAGCTCTTACAGTTATAAAAAAGATTAATTCACTGAACGATATTATGCAATAATAATGCAATAATAAGCTAGTTTATTGTTGTTCAGAAATCGTGATAGAAGAAGTATAGATCACTTTAGACGGAAATATAGATAGAAGGAAAAAGAGTTGTGGAAGATCATACCTTTTCAGTTTTGTCACCACCCATGATTGATCTGAACTTACAGAAAATGGAATTCTTTGTGCTGAGGAGGAAAACAGTATATTTTTCTCGTATGAAAGGAAGATGAGGAGAAATGTCTTATGAAGAAGAAATGTAGTACTAGGAAGTAATAAAATAGTTGAAGGAATAGAGTAGGAACACGTCATGGAAGTTGAAAGAAATGATATCATCAAAATTGGCAGCCACTAGAATTTGGTGGGGGGACCTAAGATTACTGACTATATACTCTCCATTTGCATATGCTGGCTTTGATAGTCACATCTCACCTTCCCTTAGTTACCAAGCAAATACTTATTTAACAGGGAATACAGAGTTAACTCATACCACATGGTAACTAGTGCATGTTACTAACACCACAAACTGTTTTCAGCTGATTGAGCCTTTTTAactagctatatatatagtttgtCAACAAAAAAGTGGATCAGAAAATTTCTCCTCCAGATTATAGTCTATAGATGGAAagaagaaaagataataataagaCTGAGTAATCAAATAAATTTAGATGGGAAAGAAGAAACTACAAATAAAAAGTGTAAATTAATAATCATGGCGGCTGAACAAGGCAACTAAATGGCTTGGCCCCAACTTTTTGGGGTCCCCCTTTTATTTTAAAAGTTGTAtgttatatattattaaaaaaaaaatcatgcaTATAGTGTTGGAAGGGagaaattaaattttatttttattttatgcaGGGACAGTTGGTGTCTAATTTCTTGACTAATTATATCCATGAAAGTCGATGGAAATAATTAGGCAACCTTCGAGGGAGAGACAAGGAAACAAAAACAAAAGAGGAGAGGGACGAGCAAGGTGGGCAACCTTCAAGGGAGAGACAAGGAAACAAAAACAAAAGAGGAGATGGACGAGCAAGGTGCGAGATCCCGCCATAGCCGTAACAAGTGAGGGACTCACTTACGAGCCACCCCCACAACAGGTTGGCCATGGCGAAGATTGTGAGGGTGCCATGTAACATTGGTTCACATTACTATTcttatatttttgtcttttttattGTCTCTTTCATTTATTCTTACTCTCTCCTTATTAACTATTCCTATATTCCATTCCAAAAAATTTATCGTTGTGTGCTCACAAAAGATCAAAGTTTGCTTTTGGGTGTCCTCTTCAAAATTTCAAGCATTGCAACAAGACAAAAACAATCATTattttgaagaaatacaatactaTTTCGATACCGTGATATCAACCTATCAAATTTTTTAACCAAATTTTATTATTCTAactttatattatattttttcatTGAAAATCTGTCATTATTGATATTCTTACTTCCTAAGTATATATTCTTGTTTTAGTTATTATTAGATTATAttcaatttaaaatttttaactaGAAAATATGAATCCGGTTAtgcaaaaagggaaaaaaatgtGAAGAATTAATTAAATCCCAAAAGGGAGCCCTGGATAGATttttaacaaataataaatatcttGAATGAGAAAATATGGAAGGATGTTCTTCAAATGAACAAGTCACTCATAGAGTTGAGTTAGATGATAATAACATCCAAGAAGAAAATCTAGAAGAAGTTACTACGAAATTTGACATAGTTCCAGAAAATCAAGAATTCTTAAATGATTTGAATAACTGTATCTCTAAAAATATATACGATCCAAGTCAACGGAATATGGTAGATACAAAGTTGAGAGATCTAttagctatattatcaattgaaattGAATTATGAGAACAAATCGATTATAAGATAATAATTAATGATTTTGTATCTAAACGctggaaaaataattttaaattaaatatatatgacgtttttaaaaaaaaaaaaattaaggcaATAAAGTTTGGTTTTATGCTCCAATCTTGTTGAGCGGTCATGTTAATGATAGGACATTTCTTCATATCTTTTAAAAGTGCTAGTGGTCGCAAAATAAATACTTTACCCCCTTCAACTTGTACAAGAATCTCTTTTACACCAACAATGTAGCAAAGTTTTGTTTCACTTTTTGTGCTTTAATTTCTAATCTGTATTTCTCTGTCTTATCTCTAATACATTTGAAATTAAGTCACAGAACCAACGAGAACGAGGGAGAATAAAAATAGccaaattgatattgatgatgtaGAAAGTCAAAGGTATAACATCACAATTCACAAGTTTTAACTAAATAATGTGCAAATCCTTTTAGGTGAAAGTTTAGTGCCGACGGTGGGTATGGAAGGCTGGCAGTGATGGGCCTAACTTAGTCAATTATAACCCTTTAATTACTTGGAATTTTGGAAACTGAGGAAAAGGAAGTTCTCAGCCGGTCGGTGCCGGGTCGGCCCCTAAATCAAAGAGAAAAAGTAGAAGGGGAAAATGAATGAGAAATGATTAATCTGCATTTGGTAATTTTCCATTCCTTCTTTTCCTCTAGCAGCATAAACTCTACCAATCAGACAGGGAAACGTTGAAAAGCAATAACTATGTGCGAAGTAGAGGGGTCATTTTTTAAATACCGTCAATATTTGGGACATTCGACTAAGGCTAGCCCCTTACGGGGCTATTTTTTTCAATCTCCACACTTTTGCAGGGGATCTTTACACAAAGGGtgaatttaaaaaaatagtcatatttacaagtgataattgaaaaaaagctatagtttcaaaagtaatcgaatttTAGCCAATTTTCaagtaaagataaatctgaatgaAAACACTGTTCAGAATCCGAAAaatatttcagcataatatgctggaagttcatacacaggtgctccaaactccagtatattatgctggaactttccgtgtgttgggagttccagcataatatgctggaagttcatacacaggtgcaccaaatctcaaatatattatgctggaattttccgtgttgcagcaaaatagtgactagtTTTTCAATTACTTTACAAAcattggctattttttaattaccagtccgaaaactggctaggtCGTGCTACTTTTACTTACACAAATAGTCGTCCATATTTAATGTTTACTTTTTTTgtcatatacatagtttatacattgattatatattattatacacatataatacataaattatgcatatattatacctctctcgactatttttagtttaagtggttggGTTTAATTATTCCTTTCGCAGCAGCCATGTGACTTGTGAGTAAAGCCCATGACATCCAGATACGGTACCGCATTGCCCATAATAGTGGAGAGACCCAATACAGAGAAAGATCATCTGGTTTCTTGTATTAGGAGAAATCTTTTTGAACTATATTTGAAATTACATTCTCCTTTAGTTATTAAAGTGCTGTGTTTAGTTTtggtttttttcttttctgtagaAATAATACTGATATGAGTTATATCACAAACATCCCGTTACGTCTTCTTTTATCAACTCTCAGTTTGTTCTTAATGATGCTTACAATattgattttgaaattataagtatCATTTCAATTCACTATGTTTATTTATTACTATTAAATTTCTCTCTGCCTCTCTctatatatacacatataatgGCAATAACTTTTATCCAATTTTAAGCAAAACACGTatttttgtattgtatatctatttttattattattaatgtatAAACCAATTATAATATAACATTTACATATCTCAAGTATGATACAATAACCTACAAAGTAGATTATATTAATGGCATATTATAGCCGGTTAAATTACATTCTTCAATAGTATGTATAATTTAAACCTATCGCTATATGGTATTATATGGATTTTCAGTTCATGGTATGACTTACCTAAACTAAACTAAACCCGCAAAAGAAGCGAGAGCCAACAAGAAGCACTACTAAAAAAATAGTTGTTTACCGACGCAGCAGTATCGATAGACTTTTTTCCGACGTTATTCCGAAGGATTTTCCGACGGAGTCCCTCGGTACTTTTGAActttttaatttctatttttttaaaaatataaccgACGGACAACTTTCGGTGTCTGTCGgtgcttttaaaaaaaaataaaaaagaaaataaagttatcGACGTACTCAATCCTACTGCATTTACataatattttgaattttgttcTTACAGTACCGATGAACTTCCGTCggtaacttaaatatataatcttATAgataattattttgtattttttattacaCAATACCAAGGGAGGCCGTCGGTAAGTCCCTCAGTAAGTATTTACTTAATTATCTTAGTGGTTGATTAGCCTATTTATTAAAATTTACACTAAGTGAAGGTAATACACTACTTAAAATATATTGGTGGTAATTAGCTTAGTAATTTATAATTACACAAAGTAAAAGTGATTTTGTAGTATCCTTAACTACATTGATTAACCTATACATTAATAATTAAACACTAAGAAGAAGTGTATTAGTCATTTTCGTAAGAAATATTAGTGATAGTTTATCTTATAAATTGATAATTACTGTAAGTAGAAGTGTATTAATGATGTCCTTAAGTAACGTTAACAATTGATTATCATACACATTGATAATATACTATGCAAAAGTGTATTAATTGTATTTAGCTTGTATATTGATAATTACACGAAGTATAAGTGTATTAATAATATATATGTAAGTAATGTTGCTGATTGATTAGCCTATATACATTGATAATAACACTAAGTATTCGTGAACTAGTGGTATCCTTATATAAGTAACGCTAGTGATTGATTAGCCGATACATCAATAATTATATTGTCATGATCTAAaatttaactagtcgtgatgacacctaacccaacccgttaggtaagccaactaatcactatccaattccaacataatttaacaagacaattattaaagaaaatatatgaaactatTACATTTTCCCAAGAAtgggtagtacaaatcatgagcttctaataatagagtatacaaagctggtatgaaataatacatcatctatttgaaaagtacataaacagagtttgcATGAAtcaggctaccatgaacaagaggcagcaacaaccggaacgcaggtacaactTCAAATCCGGTaaccatcgaacacaacaacaacgacaaccaatatctgcacgcaatgtgcagaagtgtagtatcagtacaaccgaccccatgtactgaataagtaacaaacgtagccttaggttgaaagtagtgacgagcttgtaccaaggtcagagtccaacttccataaccaacaatagatcataacaatataaaataagtaataccagaagtaactcaaagaataaatgctcaactAAATCgtgacttctgaaaatagttctgcctttcaagtacatcagtgaaaacccaaatcgtttaccgaaattatcaaaaatatgaataagtttgaatcgtttaccgaaattatcaaaaatataaataagtttgaaaatagtaatttttccaaaatcctttcaataataaataaaatgtctcattttctttcgaGATAACCAATGTAAAACAAATGTATCACTATGCCTATCTGTCAATATttatgagaaatcatgaataatgttaTATCgtagcatgaggaaaacacatctctatgcatgtatgtcatgtgtgcacgtcaatgcaatgtatctcagagattgtactcatgtattcacactcttagagtactcaatctcactgtcttacattctctctcactatgtttagtacactcaatcactcagcgctatataaTACATGTTGTTGCGTATAAcctgatccctgtttatagtcgactgtgctcactgggggtgtgtacatactcatgaggggctcctacaacccaagcgctataagcacgaccaacttacgtgctgcacgaccaactcacgtgatgcacgaccaactcatgtgttgcacgacCAAcacacgtgcaatagtataatatatggatccgcacagccaactcacgtgcaataatataatatatataaagccaata
This sequence is a window from Nicotiana tomentosiformis chromosome 5, ASM39032v3, whole genome shotgun sequence. Protein-coding genes within it:
- the LOC104088754 gene encoding protein PYRICULARIA ORYZAE RESISTANCE 21, whose amino-acid sequence is MGGDKTEKTTIMVLKVDLQCSCCYKKVKKVLCKFPQIRDQVYDEKANTVTITVVCCDPERFRDKLCSKGCGVIKSIEIKDPPKPKAPEKPKQPEPEKPKQPEKPTVVIIEKPKEPEKPKQPEKPTVVIIEKPKEPEKPKVPEKPKPKEPEKTKECPKPNPVAPPSQPPPPPRGYCCGQCYEGHIGGPCYQWYGRPVPPAPPGYCCGQCSEGHIGGPCYEWYGRPVPCYDNYGPGPYVYGRGFYVSRCDQYLSEENATGCSIM